The window taaatatgtttttaaaaattttataaaattttataaaaatgtgtttagtaGTCTGAtagcaaaataaattaatagatTGAGCTGAACATAGTCAGATAGATGAGCAAATAAATAAGAAGCTCAGAAGTCTTTTATTAAATGCAAAATTGTATGAAATAGCAtaagatataaaaaaattatattttgaacGACCTGACCctgtatttacaagatttactGTAAATCGAGAGTCAAATACtgcttctaaatgctgcagtTCAAGTAGCCTCACAATACTGGACCCACCTAAAATTGCTGATTAAATGCTTAGTTTTTCTaacttttcatttcattcatctgTAATTGGAGGAAAGGCCACCTCTAGACTCTGCTCTCTGAACATAAACTATTATATTCTCATTATAAAATGATGATATTATGTTATCATtgtcattattacattattattaacgTTGTGGATGTTATCTTTGACAACATCCCAACCACAACCATTAAAACTTGGAAGTTTAGGAAAATGTTGCTCCACTTGTTCGCTTTCTTAGAAAAAgatagattagattgtcctttattcctccctcaatggggaaattatctttgtgcagcagcagtacactcaacacacacatgctggGAAAGggtaaacaaagtaaaaaatgtataattacaaaaatataaacagtatatacattggaatgaaaataaaagtagtgcagtatgaAATGTGTAACTTACAATCATATATATCCTCAGAGTATTTTGAATTACCTGCGCTGTGTTACTTAATGCTTCAGAAACATTGAGGAAATCCTGGCTGCCAAAGGGGAGAGAGTGAAGAGAGTTGAGGGAAGTCCGGCACTGGAGATAGTCCTGGACGAAAGCAACCGAGACAAGTCACAGCACAGTGATCATCCAGAAACGTCAGACAAGGACCCAGGGGAAAAATAACAATGTGTTTTTAGAACTGTATATATTCTCTGTAAGATGCTTATAtaacattttgtaataaatacaatattttcaGTTGCTTTTGGTTTTCATGAGTGCGTATTCGGAGGGGGGAGTGAAACAATATTCAAAAGCAATACTGGATATCTATAACAGGGATAAAGCTGCAAAGGACCCTCAAATCTACagaagtgtcaagtaacgaagtacaaatacttcgttaccttacttaagtagaaattttggttatctatacttcactggagtaattatttttcagacgactttttacttttactccttacattttcacacaattatctgtactttttattctttacattttaaaaacagcctcgttactctatttcatttcggcctttaaacaaaaactatccagttaaattgcgccatccggattGAGTGAATTTGGtagtggttgtggcacagatgttcttgtccagttttgttcttacatccgtcgccctcagattcctgcaactaaacttggatgtacattccagtaaaggttaggataaatgataacatgcctctgaagtttgactttttgcaccattacaatacttaggcataggcaactagtcatatcttctgctctctgaaacacatgttaatgctcaatagtacacatatatggttctttaatatatttgcattatactaagatgcattcattttcaatggcttttgtccttaatggcttttttcccccttacattacttttacttttatactttaagtagtcttgatttgaaaccagtacttttatacttttacttgagtaaaaaacttgagttgatacttcaacttctacaggagtatttttaaactctagtatctatacttctacctgagtaatgaatgtgaatacttttggcaCCTCTGCAAatctacaataataataataatcccagGCTGCTGTGTGGCAGCGGAGCGCCAGTTCTCGCGAGAACTGCGCAGACAGTGCGCTCCGGCCGGTAGCTCAGGTAGCAGCTGCAGCGACCCGCTCCTTCAATCCGCCTTCAGGTGAACCGCGATGGATGCTGACGGCGGCCCCGACGAGGCAGAGAGACCCAGGCACCGTCCCTTCCTGATCGGCGTCAGTGGAGGAACAGCCAGCGGCAAGGTCGGTAACCTTAACTCTAGCAGTTTGCATGCCTGTTAGCTTAGCAATGATCCCTATTAGTGCTAATTTTAACATGCACACACTGTCAAAGAAATTGGCACGCCCACTTTTCCAAGAAGATACTTTTATTTcaaaagtacgtttttttttactaccTTTGCAacctctttcttttatttaggAATAGGTTAAGGATATCATATGTAACAGTAATTTAAGGAGTCACCTGATCAACATTAAACTGAACTCAGTGATGCAACTTAACCTCATACAAGGACCTTTGTCCCTCATTTAGTCCTTGAAACACATCCAAATATCTACAtatttcttcccccaagctgctGCTCTGATTATTTTTAAacgttatatatattttattttacaatgaaaatattgtaatttaacttttaactttttttatgcTGTAATGAATTGTTCTCTCTtgcaatatttgtatttttatttttaattcaatgtttttgtatgtattttgtatGATAGTttgaggaccccaggaagaatagctgttgCCAAGTGtaacagctaatggggatcctaaataaactaaactaaactgatgAACTCTCACCACTCAGAGTttcagagtaatcaaccactgtgcaataataataaaataataataatcacaatcatatgctgtaacaatgcacctttcaataaccatgtctacctcatactgctgcatctttcacttaaaaaaaaaaattgtatatattttaataagagctgtcatttgtctatttactgtacagtgagcgaaataaccagagtcaaattccctgtcttgtttgacctgaattGGCCCATaaacttgattctgattctgatattgtGAAATTGTTTTCACCATGGCCCTTTCGACCGGTCAAAACGTCATTACAGATTTTGAAAGTTAACAGTAATTTGAATGACATGCGTTTTGTCTCACGCAGTCAACAGTTTGCGCCAAGATCATGGAGCTCCTTGGCCAGAACAAGGTGGACCACCGCCAGAGGAAGGTGGTCATCGTCAGCCAGGACAGCTTCTACAAAGTCCTGACCCCGGAGCAAAAGGCCAAAGCACTTAAAGGCCAGTACAACTTTGATCATCCAGGTAGGCTCAATCTGGAGATGATACATTTCCCTCCCAATTCACATTTCATTATGTttcatttcacatgttattatgtttcatttcatttcacatGTCTCTGTGTTTCTAATTCTCATCTGGACCGTATAATAAAAAGGTCGTCTGATAGGTTATTTAAAATTGTTAGGATATAAGTGATTtcacattaaaaatgaataataaagaaGTCATGTTGAGATGTCTTGCCTGCTCTGGGTGCTATTGTGCTCTAGATTATGTTTGGGGTTGATGTATTTAGATAAGCAAGTGGCAGTCAACAAACTTAGCTTGCCAGATAAtcttaaacaaagtaaaaacatcatacagtttaaaaatagtttaaaacagacCATGATTAGTAAATACCAACAAGATTGAAGGATAAGATGCAAGAGAGAGAATTATGGAATTATGCAGGTAATAAttactgatctttttgtccttgttttaatcgggacaatttattatttatttttccttttttcttttcttactggttctttgttgttgcatatattttttttttgtgtttgcttcttttttgggtggaaatgctaGAAAGCGTTTGTTATAGaaagtgtaaataataataatgtgaaggttaaagggtaggcatttataagctcagagcttcagcctattccttttcgatccaaatgattacacgacatgttatgaatgagtgtaccatattgagcacatgatcgaaataaataaataaataaaataaaaaatatgtaacaagtgtaaggtttttaaaaaaatatatatttttgactcCACATCTATATCTATCCAGCTGTACTATCAGCTAACAGTCTTCAAGATAATGTTTACTGTGAGATGTACTTTCTTACAAGGTGCATTGTTTTGActaataacattgtttcttGTGTTTACGTATTTGTCACGTGATGCATGCCCTACTGTTCTTTTTTAACATCTTGCAGAGGCCTTTGACAATGAGCTAATGTACAAAACCCTGAAGGACATTGTGGAGGGTAAGGTGGTTGAAGTGCCAACATACGACTTCGTCACCCATTCCAGGTAGGAAGTAGGTGCTTTACACTGATTAAGCCCTGATGAAAAATCCCtgtccttctcttttttttttcccccgctACTTTTAATCTGAGACTACTTTGTGCCTTTTGTAGGTTGGAAGAAAGGATAACCGTTTACCCAGCAGACGTGGTCCTGTTCGAGGGAATCCTCGTCTTTTACCCCCAGAAAGTTCGTGACATGTTCCACATGAAGCTCTTTGTGGATACAGACTCAGATGTTAGATTGTCTCGCAGAGGTATTGATATCTCCGTCATGGATAATTCTAGATCTCGTCACAGTCTATCTGTAGCTTGACCTAATTTTCCTGTAGTCCTGCGAGACATGAACAGAGGGAGAGACTTGGAGCAGATTCTCAGTCAGTACACAACGTTTGTAAAGCCTGCTTTCGAAGAGTTTTGTTTGCCTGTAAGTACAATGTTTGTTGATGatcatgta of the Cololabis saira isolate AMF1-May2022 chromosome 11, fColSai1.1, whole genome shotgun sequence genome contains:
- the uck1 gene encoding uridine-cytidine kinase 1; this encodes MDADGGPDEAERPRHRPFLIGVSGGTASGKSTVCAKIMELLGQNKVDHRQRKVVIVSQDSFYKVLTPEQKAKALKGQYNFDHPEAFDNELMYKTLKDIVEGKVVEVPTYDFVTHSRLEERITVYPADVVLFEGILVFYPQKVRDMFHMKLFVDTDSDVRLSRRVLRDMNRGRDLEQILSQYTTFVKPAFEEFCLPTKKYADVIIPRGVDNMVAINLIVQHIQDILNGDICKWQRGSINGHGRGFKRGNSEQSELQNGAKRVLLEPSSRPH